A DNA window from Fusobacterium mortiferum ATCC 9817 contains the following coding sequences:
- a CDS encoding class I SAM-dependent DNA methyltransferase translates to MYKVFSKLYDKFMEFSDYGAWEKQVEELIKEGQPNGKTLLDIGCGTGELLLRMTKNYQCDGMDLSEEMLKIAQRKLKHREVRLFLGDMVEFDTGYKYDIMVSLFDTVNHMVSVEELESHLESVLNSLNNGGVYIFDIVDREFMDTMFPGGLFVDNRKDITCIWEHEIEEGIDYIDATYFLKNSRGSWDKLTESYSKKIFTHNEIEESVKKVGLTLVKRVINDKIAGKRFVYLLKK, encoded by the coding sequence ATGTATAAAGTTTTCTCAAAATTATATGACAAATTTATGGAGTTTTCTGACTATGGAGCTTGGGAAAAGCAGGTAGAAGAGTTAATAAAAGAGGGACAACCTAATGGAAAAACTCTTTTAGACATAGGATGTGGAACAGGAGAATTACTTCTAAGAATGACAAAGAACTATCAATGTGATGGTATGGATTTGTCAGAAGAGATGTTAAAAATAGCTCAAAGAAAATTAAAACATAGAGAAGTCAGACTTTTCTTAGGAGATATGGTTGAATTTGATACTGGATATAAATATGATATTATGGTTTCATTATTTGATACTGTAAATCATATGGTATCAGTAGAAGAGTTAGAAAGTCACTTAGAGAGTGTGCTTAACTCTTTAAATAATGGAGGAGTTTATATTTTTGATATAGTGGATAGAGAGTTTATGGATACAATGTTTCCTGGGGGACTTTTTGTAGATAATAGAAAAGATATAACTTGTATTTGGGAACATGAGATAGAAGAAGGAATAGATTATATAGATGCTACATATTTCTTAAAAAATTCTCGTGGAAGTTGGGATAAATTAACAGAATCATATTCTAAAAAAATCTTTACTCATAATGAGATAGAAGAAAGTGTAAAAAAAGTTGGATTAACTTTAGTTAAAAGAGTAATAAATGATAAAATAGCAGGAAAAAGATTTGTGTATTTATTGAAAAAATAA
- a CDS encoding AtpZ/AtpI family protein, with product MKFVKWITKDIIHALSLLSYLGFLIVGNILLYIGIYKLIEKYFFKSTILFIVLVIIGVISGFYNAYVAIMRK from the coding sequence ATGAAATTTGTTAAATGGATCACGAAAGATATTATACATGCGTTATCTTTATTAAGTTATTTAGGTTTTTTAATAGTAGGAAATATACTCTTATATATTGGAATCTATAAATTAATAGAAAAGTATTTTTTTAAGAGTACAATATTATTTATAGTTTTAGTCATAATAGGAGTTATAAGTGGATTTTATAATGCCTATGTAGCAATAATGAGAAAATAA
- the rimI gene encoding ribosomal protein S18-alanine N-acetyltransferase produces the protein MGIVYDIDVKILEELEKKCFPNSSYTLNQLEEIISDKEKYQILAVNDKNIIKGYIILFDNSESLEIMKIGTLVEYRRQGIGKILIDEISKMKKDIFLEVRESNSAREFYKSCGFEEVGKRKNYYPDTREAAIIMVKNF, from the coding sequence ATGGGAATAGTTTATGATATTGATGTAAAAATATTAGAAGAATTAGAAAAAAAATGTTTTCCTAATAGTTCCTATACTCTAAATCAATTGGAGGAGATAATATCAGATAAAGAGAAATATCAAATATTAGCAGTAAATGATAAAAATATAATAAAGGGATATATAATCCTTTTTGATAATAGTGAATCTCTAGAAATTATGAAGATAGGAACTTTAGTTGAATATAGAAGACAGGGAATAGGAAAAATTTTAATAGATGAGATTTCAAAAATGAAAAAGGATATTTTCTTAGAAGTTAGAGAGAGCAATAGTGCCAGAGAATTTTATAAAAGTTGTGGATTTGAAGAGGTAGGAAAAAGAAAAAATTATTATCCTGACACCAGAGAAGCAGCTATTATAATGGTAAAAAATTTTTAA
- the purB gene encoding adenylosuccinate lyase produces METNIYSNPLAERYSSKEMLENFSPDKKFSTWRKLWVALAEAEKELGLNITDEQIEEMKANIYNIDYELAAKKEAEFRHDVMAHVHTFGTQAPKAMPIIHLGATSAYVGDNTDLIQIKDGLDIIKTKLVNVISEMSKFAMANKDLPTLGFTHFQAAQLTTVGKRATLWLQSLLLDLEELEFRENTLRFRGVKGTTGTQASFQELFNGDFEKVKELDRRITEKMGFGKRFLVTGQTYDRKVDSEVMNLLANIAQSAHKFTNDLRLLQHLKEIEEPFEKSQIGSSAMAYKRNPMRSERISSLAKFVIALQQSTAMTASTQWFERTLDDSANKRLSLPQAFLAVDAILIIWKNVLDGLVVYPKMIEKRIMAELPFMSTEYIIMECVKNGGDRQELHERIRVHSMEAGKNVKVKGKDNDLIDRIINDKYFNLDKDRLLEILDPKNFIGFAPEQTEEFVNIEVKPILEKYSNRLGMKATLKV; encoded by the coding sequence ATGGAAACAAATATTTATTCAAACCCTCTAGCAGAAAGATATAGTTCAAAGGAGATGTTAGAAAACTTTTCTCCAGACAAAAAGTTTTCTACTTGGAGAAAACTTTGGGTGGCTTTAGCTGAAGCAGAAAAGGAACTTGGATTGAATATTACTGATGAGCAAATTGAAGAGATGAAAGCTAATATCTATAATATTGATTATGAATTAGCAGCTAAAAAAGAAGCAGAGTTTAGACATGATGTAATGGCACATGTACATACATTTGGGACACAAGCTCCAAAGGCTATGCCTATAATCCACTTAGGAGCAACAAGTGCCTACGTTGGAGATAATACTGATTTAATTCAAATAAAAGATGGATTAGATATTATAAAAACTAAATTAGTAAATGTAATTTCTGAAATGTCAAAATTTGCTATGGCAAATAAAGATTTACCTACTTTAGGATTTACTCATTTCCAAGCAGCACAACTTACTACTGTTGGAAAAAGAGCAACTTTATGGTTACAAAGTTTATTATTAGATTTAGAAGAGTTAGAGTTTAGAGAAAATACTTTAAGATTTAGAGGAGTAAAGGGAACTACTGGAACGCAAGCAAGTTTCCAAGAGTTATTTAATGGAGATTTTGAAAAAGTAAAAGAGTTGGATAGAAGAATAACTGAGAAAATGGGATTTGGTAAGAGATTTTTAGTAACAGGTCAAACTTATGATAGAAAAGTTGACTCTGAAGTAATGAATCTACTTGCAAATATTGCTCAATCAGCTCATAAATTTACAAATGATTTAAGACTTTTACAACATTTAAAAGAGATAGAAGAACCATTTGAAAAAAGTCAAATTGGATCATCAGCGATGGCTTATAAAAGAAATCCAATGAGAAGTGAGAGAATATCATCATTAGCTAAATTTGTAATAGCATTACAACAAAGTACAGCTATGACAGCATCAACTCAATGGTTTGAAAGAACATTAGATGATTCTGCTAATAAAAGATTATCATTACCACAAGCTTTCTTAGCAGTAGATGCTATATTAATCATTTGGAAGAATGTTTTAGATGGATTAGTTGTTTATCCAAAAATGATAGAAAAAAGAATTATGGCTGAGCTACCATTTATGTCAACTGAATATATTATAATGGAATGTGTAAAAAATGGTGGAGATAGACAAGAATTACATGAGAGAATAAGAGTTCATTCAATGGAAGCTGGAAAAAATGTAAAAGTTAAAGGAAAAGATAATGATTTAATTGATAGAATAATCAATGATAAATACTTTAACTTAGACAAAGATAGATTATTAGAGATATTAGACCCTAAAAACTTTATTGGATTTGCTCCAGAGCAAACAGAGGAATTTGTAAATATAGAGGTTAAGCCAATATTAGAAAAATATAGTAATAGATTAGGAATGAAAGCAACTTTAAAGGTTTAA
- the glmM gene encoding phosphoglucosamine mutase: MRKYFGTDGIRGEANRELTVDIALRLGYALGYYLKRENPDKKKIKVIMGCDTRISGYMLRSAMLAGLTSMGVPVDFVGVISTPAVAYLTKAKKADAGIMISASHNPAKDNGLKVFAGNGYKLPDEVELEIERLMDDPTILANPIAGDKVGKFKYAEDEYYSYRDHLLASVNGDFSGMKIVVDTANGSAYRIAKDVFLALGAEVVLINDAPNGTNINVRCGSTHPEILTKVVVGYEADLGLAYDGDADRLIAVDRHGNIIDGDKIIATLAMGMKRKGELKENKVVTTVMSNMGFENYLKENGIELLRANVGDRYVLEKMIEHNVAIGGEQSGHIILLQYATTGDGVLTSLKLVEALRDEKKYLDEMIGDIKDWPQKLVNVVVDNNKKNIWNKNKNITDFIAQKEKEMEGLGRVLVRTSGTEPLVRVMVEGKEMNMVEKVVNEIAEVVKKELA, from the coding sequence ATGAGAAAATACTTTGGAACAGATGGAATAAGAGGAGAAGCAAATAGAGAGCTAACTGTAGATATAGCTTTAAGATTAGGATATGCTCTTGGATATTATTTAAAAAGGGAAAATCCAGATAAAAAGAAAATAAAAGTAATTATGGGGTGTGATACAAGAATATCTGGATATATGTTGAGGTCAGCAATGCTTGCAGGGCTTACTTCAATGGGAGTACCTGTGGATTTTGTAGGAGTAATATCAACTCCAGCGGTAGCTTATTTAACAAAAGCGAAGAAAGCAGATGCAGGTATAATGATATCAGCTTCTCACAATCCTGCTAAAGATAATGGATTAAAAGTATTTGCTGGAAACGGATATAAGTTACCTGATGAAGTAGAATTAGAGATAGAAAGACTTATGGATGATCCAACTATTTTAGCTAATCCAATTGCTGGAGATAAAGTTGGAAAATTCAAATATGCAGAAGATGAATATTATTCATACAGAGACCATTTATTAGCTTCTGTAAATGGAGACTTTTCAGGAATGAAAATAGTTGTAGATACAGCTAATGGTTCAGCTTATAGAATAGCTAAAGATGTATTTTTAGCTCTAGGAGCAGAGGTAGTACTTATAAATGATGCTCCAAATGGAACTAATATAAATGTAAGATGTGGTTCTACTCATCCAGAAATTCTTACAAAAGTAGTAGTAGGATATGAGGCAGATTTAGGTCTTGCTTATGATGGAGATGCAGATAGATTAATAGCTGTAGATAGACACGGAAATATAATTGATGGAGATAAAATAATAGCTACTCTTGCTATGGGAATGAAAAGAAAAGGGGAATTAAAAGAAAATAAAGTTGTTACAACTGTAATGAGTAATATGGGATTTGAAAATTATTTAAAAGAAAATGGAATAGAGCTACTTAGAGCCAATGTAGGAGATAGGTATGTACTTGAAAAAATGATAGAGCATAATGTAGCTATTGGTGGAGAGCAATCTGGACATATTATATTATTACAATATGCAACAACAGGTGATGGAGTTTTAACTTCTTTAAAATTAGTTGAAGCTTTAAGAGATGAAAAGAAATATTTAGATGAGATGATAGGAGATATAAAAGATTGGCCACAAAAATTAGTAAATGTAGTTGTAGATAATAACAAGAAAAATATTTGGAATAAAAATAAAAATATAACAGACTTTATAGCTCAAAAAGAGAAAGAGATGGAAGGACTTGGAAGAGTTTTAGTTAGAACATCTGGAACGGAGCCATTAGTAAGAGTGATGGTAGAAGGTAAAGAGATGAATATGGTGGAAAAAGTTGTAAATGAGATAGCTGAAGTTGTAAAGAAAGAGCTAGCTTAA
- the lepB gene encoding signal peptidase I — MEKSKLILNGIFYIIITIIFIILFVKEKQIGAFIKTNRDKFSDNLVLKLGWEGKSSGIFLKKAIAFIESIGTALILVLIIQKIYLGNFLVPTGSMEPTIMPKDRLFGNMVVYKFRKPERNEIIVFKEPIQNKVLYTKRVMGLPGEKVFLKDNHLYVNDEKINIREYSSLGQLGEANYWIIPKKGDTIEVIPGANYGEYTWSKGGKPVDVAEVQKQLVDNPGAVAQILPDLEFRVNGEKTGMVLDIIHDSKAVEKILSGEKVTVTADEDYYLALGDNTNGSYDSRMWGFVKESRIKGKAFVRFWPLNRISLLK, encoded by the coding sequence ATGGAAAAAAGTAAATTAATATTGAATGGAATTTTTTATATTATTATAACAATAATATTTATAATTTTATTTGTTAAAGAGAAACAAATAGGAGCTTTTATAAAAACTAATAGAGATAAATTTTCAGACAATCTAGTTTTAAAGTTGGGTTGGGAAGGAAAAAGCTCAGGAATATTTTTAAAAAAAGCAATTGCTTTTATAGAAAGTATTGGAACAGCACTTATTTTAGTTTTAATTATTCAAAAAATTTATTTAGGAAATTTTTTAGTGCCAACAGGTTCAATGGAACCTACTATAATGCCTAAGGATAGACTTTTTGGAAATATGGTAGTCTATAAATTTAGAAAGCCAGAGAGAAATGAAATAATAGTGTTTAAAGAGCCAATTCAAAATAAAGTTTTATATACTAAAAGAGTAATGGGATTACCAGGAGAAAAGGTATTTTTAAAGGATAATCATCTCTATGTTAATGATGAGAAAATAAATATAAGAGAGTACTCTAGTTTAGGACAATTAGGAGAGGCTAATTACTGGATAATACCTAAAAAAGGAGATACAATAGAAGTTATACCTGGAGCTAATTATGGAGAGTATACATGGAGCAAGGGTGGAAAACCAGTAGATGTTGCTGAAGTTCAAAAACAATTAGTAGATAACCCAGGAGCAGTAGCACAAATACTTCCAGATTTAGAATTTAGAGTTAATGGAGAAAAAACAGGAATGGTACTTGATATTATTCATGATTCAAAAGCTGTAGAAAAGATACTTTCTGGAGAAAAAGTTACTGTAACAGCTGATGAAGATTATTATTTAGCTTTAGGAGATAATACTAATGGGAGCTATGATTCAAGAATGTGGGGATTTGTAAAAGAGAGTAGAATAAAAGGAAAAGCTTTTGTAAGATTTTGGCCTTTGAATAGAATATCACTTTTAAAATAG
- a CDS encoding Gx transporter family protein yields MENRKREIYLTAFVLVALYLSLAENFIPKPFPWMKIGLSNIAVLVALEKFDSKFAVELVLLRIFIQGLMLGTLFTPGFIISFVAGTLTTIFMIGLYKFRKYLSLIAISSLSAFLHNLFQLIVVYFLMFRNVSLYSKSIMGFVWIFLIIGVGAGVITGFIGEKLNLRRSRIE; encoded by the coding sequence ATGGAAAATAGAAAAAGAGAGATATATTTAACTGCATTTGTTTTAGTAGCATTATATCTTTCCCTTGCAGAAAACTTTATTCCAAAACCATTTCCTTGGATGAAAATAGGGCTATCAAATATAGCTGTTTTGGTAGCCCTTGAAAAATTTGATTCTAAGTTTGCTGTTGAGTTAGTATTACTTAGAATCTTTATTCAAGGATTAATGTTAGGTACATTATTTACACCTGGGTTTATAATAAGTTTTGTTGCAGGGACTTTGACAACTATATTTATGATAGGGTTATATAAATTTAGAAAATATCTTTCATTGATAGCAATCAGTTCGTTATCAGCTTTTCTACACAATCTATTTCAACTCATAGTAGTATATTTCCTTATGTTTAGAAATGTTTCTTTATATTCAAAGTCTATTATGGGGTTTGTGTGGATTTTTTTAATTATAGGAGTAGGAGCTGGGGTTATTACTGGCTTTATAGGAGAAAAGTTAAATTTAAGAAGGAGCAGAATAGAATGA
- the atpB gene encoding F0F1 ATP synthase subunit A, producing the protein MNKLKTIIPIAIIAAIGGIIRKLSFIEFQVPPLVEGPRVVFFIPLPEFLHKIPFAMETANGGYGLPVTITVVTTWFLILFMFILFRVGTSKLEVIPGKLQLILESIYAFLDGVVGQMMGSWKKKYLSYIGPLFLFIFTANTISFFPIPWFSIVDGHITFAPAFRSPTSDLNTTVGLALLTTFMFLKASIKTNGVLGYFKGFLAPIPVMLPLNIVGEFAKPVNISVRLFGNAFAGGVIMGLLYMGAPAAIPAGLHLYFDLFSGLVQSFVFIMLSMVYIQGSLGDSEYVEE; encoded by the coding sequence ATGAACAAACTAAAAACAATTATTCCAATAGCTATAATAGCAGCAATTGGAGGGATTATTAGGAAACTGAGTTTTATAGAGTTTCAGGTACCCCCTTTGGTAGAAGGACCAAGAGTAGTCTTCTTTATTCCATTACCAGAGTTCCTTCATAAGATACCTTTTGCAATGGAAACAGCAAATGGTGGATATGGGTTACCAGTTACAATTACAGTAGTTACTACTTGGTTTTTAATATTATTTATGTTTATACTTTTTAGAGTTGGGACTAGTAAGTTAGAAGTAATTCCAGGTAAATTGCAACTTATTTTAGAAAGTATATATGCTTTTTTAGATGGAGTAGTAGGACAGATGATGGGTTCATGGAAGAAAAAATATCTATCATACATTGGACCATTATTTCTATTTATATTTACAGCAAATACAATAAGTTTCTTTCCAATTCCATGGTTTTCTATAGTTGATGGACATATAACTTTTGCTCCAGCATTTAGATCACCAACATCTGACTTGAATACAACAGTTGGATTAGCACTTTTAACAACATTTATGTTCTTAAAAGCAAGTATAAAAACAAATGGAGTTTTAGGATATTTTAAAGGTTTCTTAGCACCAATTCCAGTAATGTTACCATTAAATATTGTTGGAGAGTTTGCAAAACCAGTAAATATATCAGTCAGACTTTTCGGAAATGCATTTGCAGGAGGAGTAATTATGGGACTTCTATATATGGGAGCTCCAGCAGCAATACCTGCAGGATTACACTTATACTTTGACCTATTCTCAGGATTAGTACAAAGTTTCGTATTTATAATGTTAAGTATGGTATATATTCAAGGTTCTCTTGGAGACAGTGAGTATGTAGAAGAATAA
- a CDS encoding ATP synthase subunit I, with amino-acid sequence MDKIKSLFKRTGITALIILIYGIIIGSKEVYFGMFSGALVSILGLYLLCLDVKKIIATQQGSYKRGILGYLQRYALYGVYLGVMAKFFGLSMIICSGLGLLNVKANILLMALSDKVIKIRDKNLK; translated from the coding sequence GTGGATAAAATAAAAAGTTTATTTAAAAGAACTGGAATAACAGCTTTGATAATATTGATTTATGGAATAATTATTGGAAGCAAAGAGGTATATTTTGGAATGTTTTCTGGAGCTTTGGTATCCATCTTAGGACTTTATTTGTTATGCTTAGATGTAAAAAAGATAATAGCAACACAACAAGGTTCATATAAAAGAGGTATCTTAGGATATCTTCAAAGATATGCTCTATATGGTGTTTATTTAGGAGTGATGGCAAAATTTTTTGGGCTGTCAATGATAATATGTTCGGGACTAGGGCTTCTAAATGTAAAAGCAAATATTTTACTTATGGCTCTTTCTGATAAAGTTATTAAAATAAGGGATAAAAACCTAAAATAA
- the atpA gene encoding F0F1 ATP synthase subunit alpha, whose translation MNIRPEEISSIIKNEIENYKKSLDIKTSGSVLEVGDGIARIYGLSSAMSGELLEFPHGVMGMALNLEEDNVGAVILGDFSLIKEGDEVKATGRVVSVPAGEAMLGRVVNALGEPIDGKGEIKPEKYMEIERKASGIISRKPVSEPLQTGIKSIDGMVPIGRGQRELIIGDRQTGKTAIAIDAIINQKGTGVKCIYVAIGQKRSTVAQIYKKLEDAGAMEYTTIVAATASEAAPLQYMAPYSGVAMGEYFMDKGEHVLIIYDDLSKHAVAYREMSLLLKRPPGREAYPGDVFYLHSRLLERAAKLSDKLGGGSITALPIIETQAGDVSAYIPTNVISITDGQIFLDSQLFNSGFRPAINAGISVSRVGGSAQIKAMKQVAAKVKLELAQYNELLTFAQFGSDLDKATKAQLERGHRIMEVLKQSQYKPYAVEEQVVSFFALINGYLDSIELDKVRRFEAELITELKNTTNILDEIREKKALDKDIEAKLGDAINAFKKNFN comes from the coding sequence TTGAACATTAGACCAGAAGAGATTAGCAGCATAATTAAAAATGAGATTGAGAACTATAAAAAAAGTCTTGATATAAAAACTTCAGGTTCAGTATTAGAAGTAGGAGACGGTATTGCAAGAATCTATGGACTTAGTAGTGCAATGTCTGGAGAGCTTCTAGAATTTCCACATGGAGTAATGGGAATGGCACTAAACCTAGAAGAAGATAACGTTGGAGCCGTTATTCTAGGAGACTTCTCCCTAATTAAAGAAGGAGATGAAGTTAAAGCTACTGGAAGAGTTGTTTCAGTTCCAGCAGGGGAAGCTATGTTAGGAAGAGTAGTTAATGCCCTTGGAGAACCAATTGATGGAAAAGGTGAGATTAAACCTGAAAAATACATGGAGATAGAGAGAAAAGCGTCAGGAATCATCTCTAGAAAACCTGTATCAGAACCACTACAAACAGGTATTAAATCTATAGATGGAATGGTACCTATTGGAAGAGGACAAAGGGAATTAATCATCGGAGATAGACAAACAGGAAAGACTGCTATAGCTATTGATGCTATTATCAACCAAAAAGGAACAGGGGTAAAGTGTATCTATGTTGCTATTGGACAAAAAAGATCAACTGTAGCACAAATATATAAAAAGCTTGAGGATGCAGGAGCTATGGAGTACACTACTATCGTTGCTGCAACAGCATCAGAAGCTGCACCATTACAATATATGGCACCATACTCAGGAGTAGCTATGGGAGAGTACTTCATGGATAAAGGTGAGCATGTATTAATAATATATGATGATCTTTCTAAACATGCAGTAGCTTATAGAGAGATGTCATTATTACTTAAAAGACCACCTGGAAGAGAAGCTTATCCAGGAGACGTATTCTACTTACACTCAAGATTACTTGAAAGAGCAGCTAAATTATCTGATAAATTAGGTGGAGGTTCAATAACAGCTCTACCAATAATTGAAACACAAGCTGGAGACGTATCTGCATACATCCCAACAAACGTAATTTCAATTACAGATGGACAAATATTCCTAGATTCTCAATTATTTAACTCTGGATTCAGACCGGCTATCAATGCAGGTATTTCAGTTTCAAGGGTTGGAGGATCAGCTCAAATAAAAGCTATGAAACAAGTTGCTGCTAAAGTAAAACTTGAATTAGCACAATACAATGAATTATTAACATTTGCTCAATTTGGTTCTGACCTAGATAAAGCTACAAAAGCTCAACTAGAAAGAGGACACAGAATCATGGAAGTATTAAAGCAATCTCAATACAAACCATATGCTGTTGAAGAGCAAGTAGTATCATTCTTTGCATTAATTAATGGATACTTAGATTCTATTGAATTAGATAAAGTAAGAAGATTTGAAGCAGAATTAATAACTGAATTAAAAAATACAACTAATATTCTTGATGAAATTAGAGAGAAAAAAGCTCTTGATAAAGATATTGAAGCTAAATTAGGAGATGCTATTAACGCATTTAAAAAGAATTTTAACTAG
- the atpH gene encoding ATP synthase F1 subunit delta, producing MIANQVGRRYAEAIYEIAVSSDKVKEIYEALNQMMELYKNDNEFKTFITHPLIELDEKKRVLKEMFKNSDETIENIIFYILDKKRMENIRNITAEYLKIYYEKNQIVDVEATFAVEPSEAQKTKLIANLEKKTGKKVKLAIKVDKSILGGGIIRIGDTVIDGSIRKELENIKKR from the coding sequence ATGATAGCTAACCAAGTAGGAAGAAGATATGCAGAGGCTATCTATGAAATCGCAGTTTCTAGTGATAAAGTAAAAGAGATATATGAAGCTTTAAATCAAATGATGGAGCTTTATAAAAATGATAATGAATTTAAAACTTTTATCACTCATCCATTAATTGAATTAGATGAGAAGAAAAGAGTTTTAAAAGAGATGTTTAAAAATTCTGATGAGACAATAGAAAATATAATTTTCTATATCTTAGATAAAAAAAGAATGGAAAACATAAGAAATATAACAGCTGAGTATCTAAAAATTTATTATGAAAAAAATCAGATAGTAGATGTAGAGGCTACTTTTGCTGTTGAGCCTAGTGAAGCTCAAAAAACTAAGTTAATAGCAAACTTAGAAAAGAAAACTGGTAAAAAAGTTAAACTGGCTATAAAAGTTGATAAGAGCATCTTAGGAGGAGGTATTATCAGGATAGGTGATACTGTAATAGATGGTTCTATACGTAAAGAGCTAGAAAATATAAAGAAAAGATAA
- the atpF gene encoding F0F1 ATP synthase subunit B, with the protein MATTIMPVVSVDINMFWQIINFFILVFVFNKYFKKPLGKMLDSRKEKITSDLREADENKKAAIKLQKESEEILRKAKIEANEILKTAEKKADERRESILNEAKTQREKIIKTAEMEALKMKTDAKEILQEEVKVLAVKLAEKLIEERINPKIESTLIDEFIEGVGEEK; encoded by the coding sequence TTGGCGACAACTATAATGCCAGTAGTATCAGTAGATATTAATATGTTCTGGCAGATAATAAACTTTTTTATACTTGTATTTGTGTTTAACAAGTATTTCAAAAAACCTTTAGGTAAAATGTTAGACAGTAGAAAAGAAAAGATAACTAGCGATTTAAGAGAAGCTGATGAAAATAAAAAAGCAGCTATAAAACTTCAAAAAGAATCTGAAGAAATTTTAAGAAAAGCTAAAATTGAAGCTAATGAAATTCTTAAAACTGCTGAGAAAAAAGCAGATGAGAGAAGAGAAAGTATCTTAAATGAGGCTAAAACTCAAAGAGAAAAAATTATAAAAACTGCAGAAATGGAAGCTCTTAAAATGAAAACAGATGCTAAGGAGATATTACAAGAGGAAGTTAAAGTTCTTGCAGTTAAATTAGCTGAAAAACTTATTGAAGAGAGAATAAATCCAAAAATCGAGTCTACCTTAATAGATGAGTTTATAGAAGGGGTAGGGGAAGAAAAATGA
- the atpE gene encoding ATP synthase F0 subunit C: MDQMLLAKTIVLAASAVGVGCAMIAGLGPGIGEGYAAGKAVESVARQPEAKGDIISTMILGQAVSESTGIYSLVVSLILMYANPFIGLLG, translated from the coding sequence ATGGATCAAATGTTATTAGCAAAAACAATAGTATTAGCAGCATCAGCAGTAGGTGTAGGATGTGCAATGATAGCTGGATTAGGACCAGGAATTGGAGAGGGATATGCAGCTGGTAAAGCGGTAGAATCAGTAGCAAGACAACCAGAAGCAAAAGGAGATATCATCTCTACAATGATTTTAGGACAAGCAGTATCTGAGTCAACAGGTATTTACTCACTAGTTGTATCATTAATATTAATGTATGCAAATCCTTTCATTGGATTATTAGGATAA